The stretch of DNA CGTCGGCCGCCGACGCTTGGTCCGGTGGCCGCGGTTCCTGCCGGGCCGTGACCGGGTTCGGGAGCGCAATCCCAGTCCGTCACGGTCACGGCTCGCGGATGCCTAGGCCCTGAAGTGGTAGGCGCGTTGTGCGGTCTTTCCGGTGTCCTCGCACATCCAGTTCAGCTCCCAGACATCACTGTCTACAGTGAATTCCCGATCGAATCCGATCCATTTGCCACGCATGGTCTTGCCCATGGGGTCGAGAACGAGCTGGAGTGCTCCGTGGTAGACGGAGCCCCTGTAATAGCCGGTCGGCGAGGTTCGCTCGGACCATGTGCCGGTGACCACGGAGCCGTTCGGCACCAAGTCGAGTCGGAGTCGTGAACCGTTCTCGACGGGCAGGCTCTCGCCGACGAGCCGGTCACCGGCGTGGCGCAGTGGGACGTAGTGCTCGCCGTCGAAGGTCTTCCCCCTGCCGGTGCTCGTATATCGGTACCGGCTGTGCCAGATTCCGGAGAGCTCGCCCTCGACAGTGGAGGTCATAGGCATTGGGTCTGCATCGGCCTCGGGAGCTAGTGAGGGCGCCATGGCGGCCATCGACAGTGCGGCGCTGATCTTGAGCAGCAACGCCCGGCGGCTGCCGCAATGCTCGACCTTCTGAGCCCGGGCCACCGTCATCCGAGCGAGCTCGTGGACATCGATCTGGTCAAGCCGGACCGCGAAGTCGCGAAATGCGGCGTCCGTGTCGTCGGCGCTGTGCAAGGCGGCGAGCTGTTCGTTCTGCTGGTGAGCGGTGTCGGCCGAGCGGAAGTCGGCGGCGTCGCTGACGAGGTCGGACAGCTGGCAGGTGTAGAGCTCGGCGAGCTTGCCCAGCACCTCCAGGGAAGGGGCGTGCCCGGTTTCGGCCGGCCACTGCTCCCAGTAGGAGAAGTTCTTGAACGTCTTGGGGTCGGCGGGCCAACGCTCGTTCCAGACGTCGGCCGCTTCGCGCTGACTCCACCCGTGCGCCAGGCGGAACGCCGCGCGCATGTTGACGTGATAGCGCTCGGCGAACACCGCCGCCACCTCGGCCCACGTCTTCGACTGGGCGCGTAGCTCGGCCGACAAGTTCCGCTGTTCCTGCCGCACGCTGCGGATCGCGGTTGGCATCGGTCCCCCTTCCGCCGTGGATCTCAGCGACTCTATGTGATCACCAGCGTGCCGCATTTCCTCCCGATCCAACAGGGAAAGCGTGTCCCGCAAGATCACCGGGTATCGGGGTGGAATGGCCGCCTGAACTGCGGTTCTGTAGTGCTGCGACACCGAGGAGCCGAACGGAGAAGGTGAACAATGGCGCAGAGAACCGAATACCCGTCCGTCACGTGGTTCACCAGCGCATCGGACCGGTGCGAGCACGCGATCACCGACGACGCATTCGAGCGGGCATTCCAGGACGATGTTGACCCTGGCGCCGTGTGCGGTCGCACGGTGACCCCGGTACCGCTGGTGATGCCACCTGGACCTTGCTGCCCCCGGTGCGACGTCCTCGTCCGCGCCGGTATCTCATCTCCGGAACCGACCTCGTCGACACCACCGCGGCGACGTGGTCATCGCGGACGGATTCGGCGACTGCTCTCGCACAAGCCCCCTGCTCGATTCCTTCCCCGGGTTGCTGCAACCGGATCGAGCAGGGACGTGGCGGCGGCCCCGCCATCTCCCCCGACCTCTGGCAGGGCCGCCGCCATCCACCCCGGGAACGGTCTCCGATGACGGCCGAGGAGGAAGCACCGCACATCAACGCCATCCGGCGAAGCGTGGCGGCCGGATTCCGGTTCCTGCACCTGCGGGAGAGCGAAAGCGTTGCTGTGACGGCGATACATGCGCAACGCCTGGGCGGCGGTGTCGTCGAAACCTACACGTTCCGGCACATGACCGAGGCCGTCGCGGCGCGGTTTCGCGCCGAGGACTACCCGAGAAGCGATCCGCTCTGGCAGCAGCAAGGCACGGTCGAAGCCGTCATCACGGCCCTGCTGGATTTGCCGCCGCACGGTGCACCGGGTGCGCCGGCCACCACGAGGCTTGCGTCCAGCTCGTTCTGGCTGCCCGGAGCCCTCATTTGATGGCCGTCGACTGCCCTCCGGCAACCTCGATGCGAAGACGTGCTCACCGCTGCCGCCCGCGAGGAGGAAGAAGAAGTCGGCATGATCATCCATCCGGCCGACCTCACGCTCGTGCACACCATCCACGTCAACGGTTAGCCGCAGCACCCCGGCGGTGATGCTTATGGTGAGGCGATGACAGGTGAGCAGTACGACGTCGTCGGGCGCCGGGCGGAGCTCGGCGCGCTGGCCAGCCTGCTCGCCGAGGCGCGGTCCGGCGAGCCGTCGCTGACCTTGGTCCTCGGGCCGCCCGGCACCGGCAAGACCACCGTCGTCGAGCACTTCTTGCGCGATCAAGAAGACGTGCAGGTGCTGCGGGCCTCCGGTGTCCAGTGGGAGCAGTCGCGGGCGTTCGGCGTGCTGGAGATCCTGCTGCGCGGCACCGGGCACCGGCCGGGCGGCGACCCCGCCGAGGAAGGCACCCGGCTGCTGGCGACCTGGGCGCAGCGGCAACCACTGATCGTGCTGGTCGATGACGCGCATTGGGCCGATCCGGAGTCGCTGCGCGCGCTGGCCTCGGCGGAGCGGCGGATGAGCGGTGAGCAGGTGCTGACCCTGCTGGTCGCCGACGAGGATCAGGACAGTTCGCCACAAGTACGGGATTTCCTCGCGCACCAACGGCAGTCCATCGTCCACATAGGCCCGATGAGCACCTCGGACGTGCGCGAGTTCGCGCTGCGCGACGCCGGAGTCGATCTCGCTCCCGCCACGGCTCGGCGGCTTTCCGCGCACACCGGCGGAAATCCCGGCCACATCCGCGCACTCCTGCGCGAACTGCCGCCGGAAACTTGGCGCGGCTGGCCGTCGAACCTGCCCGCGCCACGCGCGCTGATCAGCGGGATCGCGCGCACCATGCGGGATTGGGCGGAGCCGACGCGGACGTTGGTCGAGGCGGCCGCGGTGCTCGGTGTGAGCGTGCCGTTCGCGCGCGCGGCGGAGCTTTCCGGTGTGCGGCAACCGATCGCGGCGCTGGACGAGGCCACGCGAGCGGGTGTGCTGCTGCCCGCGGAAGGTAGCGGACTGCGCACGTTGCGGTTCTCCTCCGAGCTGGTGCGCGCGTGCGTCTACTCCGGACTCACACCGCTGCGGCGGCAGGAAGCGCACCGCGCGGCGACCCGGGTGGTCGACGACGAGCAGGAGCTGTTCGCGCACCGGGTCGCGCTCACCCCGTTCCCGGACGCCGGGCTGGCCGCCGAGCTGGACTCGTTCGCCGACCGGCAGGCGGATCGCGGCGCGTGGTCGGCGGCCGGTGACGCGCTGATCGACGCCGGGCGGCTCAGCCCCGAGCCCGCCGACCGCGAGCGACGCCTGGTGCGCGCGGTCGACGCGCTGGCCGGTGCGGGCGACATTCCGCGGGCGCAGGCGTTGGCCCCGGCCATGGAGGGGTTCGCGCCGAGCGCGCTGCGCGATGCGGTGCTGGCCTACCTCGGCATCATGCAAGGCCGCCCCGCCGAGGCGGAGGCGCTGCTGACCAGCGCGTGGCAGCGCTGCGACCCGGACGACGATCCGCACATCGCCGCACTGGTCTGCCAGCGCCGGGTGCTGCACGCGCTCGGGCACTGGGACGGCGTGGAACTGGTGCGCTGGAGCCGCCGGGCGGTTCGGCTGACCACTCGGGACGATCCGGCGGTGGTGGAGTCCGAGGCGATCCTCGGACTCGGACTCGCCGCGACCGGCCGGATTCCGCAGGCGTTGTCCGCGTACGAAAGCGCGTCGAGCCGGGTCCGCGCGGGCGCGCAGGCCCAGCGGGTGCAGATGGGGCAGGGCTGGCTCAAGCTCGCCCAAGACGATCCGCTGGCCGCGCGGCGCGCGCTGCAAGGCGCGGTGCCGACCGAATACCAGCAGGGATCGACCCGCATCTCGCTGTGGGCGCAGGCGTGGCTGGCCCGCGCGGATTTCGTGCTCGGCGACTGGGACGAGGCACTGCGCACCGTCAACGCGGCAGCGGCACACCTCGAGGACGCGGGCCTCGAACTGGTGCGCCCGCTGGTGCACTGGACGGGCGCGCAGGTCAACGCGCTGCGCGGCGACTGGGACGCGGCCTACGAGCACCTGCGGCACTCGGCCACCGGCGCGCACACCTACGAAGTGATGATCATTCCGGCGGCGCTGGCGCAGGCGCAATGCGCGGAGGCCCGCGCGGACTACGAGTCGGTGCTGCGCAACCTGCGCCCGCTGGTGGACTTGCGCGGCATCGACGAACCCGGCTTCTGGCCGTGGCACGACGTGTACGCCAACGCGCTGATCGTGACCAACCGGGCCGACGAGGCGGAGGATTTCCTGCGCCCGCAAGAAGAACTCGCCGCCGAACGCGGCCACCACTCGACGCTGGCCCGCCTCGGCTACGTGCGCGGGCGGATCGAAGGAGCCCGCGGCGACCTGGATGCGGCCCGGCGTGCGTTCGACACCGCGTTGGAGAACCTGGGCTCGCTGCCGCTGCCGTACGAGCGGGCTCGGGTGCTGTTCCCTTACGGCCAGACGCTGCGCCGCGCCGGGAAGCGGCGGGAGGCGGACGTCGTGCTGTCGCAGGCGCGCGACGCCTACCGCGAGCTGGGCGCGCGGGCATACGTCGAGCGCTGCGAGCGGGAGCTGAAGGCAGGCGGGATGCACGCGCGCCGCGCGGTCGACCTCACCGGACTCACCGCGCAGGAGACCGCGGTCGCGCGGCTGGTCGCGGCGGGAATGAGCAACAAGCAGGCCGCGGTCGAGCTTTACGTGTCGGTGAAGACGGTGCAGTACCACCTGACCCGCATCTACGGGAAGCTCGGCATCGGCTCCCGCGGCGAACTGGCCGCCAGGTTCCGCGACGAACCGGAGTGAGCGGCTCCGGCGAGCTCGGCGACGGCTGACTTGGAGTTCACCGGACGCCGCCCGCGTTCGACGGAGAACTGTTTCTGGTGCTTCGCGAAGCTGCTACCGGGAAGCGGACTCAACCCGAACGGACGCGGATAGCGGCCGCCGGATGGGCGCACCGGGGCCGTGCACGCTCAGCCCGCTTGTTCACCGATCGGGCCGCGGGAGGCGACGAGCCGGACGGTGCCTTCGCTGAGCTTGTAGGACAGGCCGACGATCGCGCACTTGCCCTCGCGCACCCGCTCGGCCAGCGCCACCGAGCGTTCCGGGAGGAAGTCGACGGTCTGGCGGATGTGCTCGTCCACGATCTCGTCGACCTCGGTGGTCCCGGCCGCCCGTGCGCTGAGCACGCTCGGGTACACCCGCTCGACCACGTCGCGAACGAACCCGGTCGGCGAGTTGCCATCGGTGTAGGCGTTCGAAGCGGCGGTGACGGCTCCGCAGGAGTCGTGCCCGAGCACCACCACCAGCGGCGCGCCGAGCACGTTCACCCCGTACTCGATGCTGCCCAGCGATTCGGCACCGGCGACGTGCCCGGCCGTGCGCACCACGAACAGATCGCCCAGCCCCCGATCGAAGATGATCTCAGCGGCGAGCCGCGAGTCGGAGCAGCCGAACAGCACCGCGAACGGCCGCTGCCCGGAGGCCAGCGAGGTGCGCAGCTCGGCGTCCTGGTTCGGGTGCTGCGGGGAAGCTTCCACGAAACGGCGGTTGCCCTGCACCAGCAGGTCGTAGGCTTCGGCAGGGGTGGCGGGCGCGTCGTCGGACATGGCCAGCAAGCTACCTGAGCAACGGCCCTGCGCACCGTGTCAGCGGTCACGATCGGCCGTGTTCGGTCACGGAGATTCGTCCGGTTCCACCGCGCGTTCGCGTCCGTATCCGCAACGTGCGGGCGCGGACACGTGCACTACATCGAGTCGGCGCGGACGGTCTCGCCATGCCGGGGTATTCGTGACCGGTGGTGGGTCGAGCGGCGGGTCGCGATGTGCTGGTCGACGACGAGGTTGGTGCCGGTGCACAGGGCGACCAGGAGGCCGGCTGGGACCAGCACCGCGCACGGTTGCAGGAACAGGGCTTCGCGGTTGCGCTCCACCAGCACCGCCCAGTCCGTGGTGCCCGGGTCCAGGCCGAGTCCGAGGAAGTTCGCCGAGGCGATCAGGTACAGCACCAGGCTCAGTCGGCTGCCCGCGTCGACGGCTATCGGCGCGAGCGCGCTGCGTCCGATGTAGCCGAAGTGGATGCGCCACCAGGATTCGCCCTGCATCCGCATCGCTTCCACCGCGCCGCGGCGGCCCGCGGTGAGCGCTGCGCCGCGCACCAGCCGGACCACCGCGGGCAGTTGCAGCACCGCGACGGCGATGATCAGCGCGGCCGCGGTGCGCCGCCCGGTCGCGGCCAGCACCATCAGCACCAGCAATCCCGGCATGGCCAGCACCAGGTCCAGTGAGCGGGTGAGTGCGCGGTCGATCCAGCGGTGCGGCTGGCCGACCGCGCCCAGCGCGAGCGGCACTCCGACCACATAGGACAGTGCGAGTGCGGTTCCGGCCAGCGCCAGCACCGAACCGCCGCCGGTCAACGCGAGCGAGAGCACGTCGCGGCCGAGCACGTCGGTGCCGAGCAGATGGCTCGCATCCGGCGGCAGCAGCGGTGCGCTTTCGGAACGCACCGGGCCGACCAGCAGCGGCCCGAAGAACGCGGCCAGCACCGGCACGATCACCAGCGTCCAACCCACCGCTTTCGCCACCGGCCTCATCGCGTCTCCGCCCGGAAGTGGCGGGCGGCGAGGTCGGTGACGAGGTTGACACCGATCGTCACGGCCGCGAACACCAGCGCATATCCTTGCACCGCAGGAAGATCGCGGGCCTTGACCGCCTCGACGAAGCCCGATCCGAGGCCGGGCAGCGCGAACAGCGCCTCGATCACCACGACTCCGCCGAGCAGACCGTCCACAGTGCGCGCGAGTTGCTGCAACACCGGTCCGACCGCGTTCGGCAGCACGTGCCGCAGCACGACGGCGCTTTCGGAGAGCCCGGCGCGGCGCACGTGCGTGGCGAACTCGGATCCGTCGGCGGTGACGACGCCGGTGCGGACCTGCCGCGACAGCGCGCACAGCTGCTTGCCGACCAGCACGGCGACCGGCAGCACCAGCACGGCGGGATCGCTCAGCAACGACCAGCCGG from Saccharopolyspora sp. SCSIO 74807 encodes:
- a CDS encoding ABC transporter permease subunit — encoded protein: MRPVAKAVGWTLVIVPVLAAFFGPLLVGPVRSESAPLLPPDASHLLGTDVLGRDVLSLALTGGGSVLALAGTALALSYVVGVPLALGAVGQPHRWIDRALTRSLDLVLAMPGLLVLMVLAATGRRTAAALIIAVAVLQLPAVVRLVRGAALTAGRRGAVEAMRMQGESWWRIHFGYIGRSALAPIAVDAGSRLSLVLYLIASANFLGLGLDPGTTDWAVLVERNREALFLQPCAVLVPAGLLVALCTGTNLVVDQHIATRRSTHHRSRIPRHGETVRADSM
- a CDS encoding carbonic anhydrase — protein: MSDDAPATPAEAYDLLVQGNRRFVEASPQHPNQDAELRTSLASGQRPFAVLFGCSDSRLAAEIIFDRGLGDLFVVRTAGHVAGAESLGSIEYGVNVLGAPLVVVLGHDSCGAVTAASNAYTDGNSPTGFVRDVVERVYPSVLSARAAGTTEVDEIVDEHIRQTVDFLPERSVALAERVREGKCAIVGLSYKLSEGTVRLVASRGPIGEQAG
- a CDS encoding helix-turn-helix transcriptional regulator, giving the protein MPTAIRSVRQEQRNLSAELRAQSKTWAEVAAVFAERYHVNMRAAFRLAHGWSQREAADVWNERWPADPKTFKNFSYWEQWPAETGHAPSLEVLGKLAELYTCQLSDLVSDAADFRSADTAHQQNEQLAALHSADDTDAAFRDFAVRLDQIDVHELARMTVARAQKVEHCGSRRALLLKISAALSMAAMAPSLAPEADADPMPMTSTVEGELSGIWHSRYRYTSTGRGKTFDGEHYVPLRHAGDRLVGESLPVENGSRLRLDLVPNGSVVTGTWSERTSPTGYYRGSVYHGALQLVLDPMGKTMRGKWIGFDREFTVDSDVWELNWMCEDTGKTAQRAYHFRA
- a CDS encoding AAA family ATPase, yielding MTGEQYDVVGRRAELGALASLLAEARSGEPSLTLVLGPPGTGKTTVVEHFLRDQEDVQVLRASGVQWEQSRAFGVLEILLRGTGHRPGGDPAEEGTRLLATWAQRQPLIVLVDDAHWADPESLRALASAERRMSGEQVLTLLVADEDQDSSPQVRDFLAHQRQSIVHIGPMSTSDVREFALRDAGVDLAPATARRLSAHTGGNPGHIRALLRELPPETWRGWPSNLPAPRALISGIARTMRDWAEPTRTLVEAAAVLGVSVPFARAAELSGVRQPIAALDEATRAGVLLPAEGSGLRTLRFSSELVRACVYSGLTPLRRQEAHRAATRVVDDEQELFAHRVALTPFPDAGLAAELDSFADRQADRGAWSAAGDALIDAGRLSPEPADRERRLVRAVDALAGAGDIPRAQALAPAMEGFAPSALRDAVLAYLGIMQGRPAEAEALLTSAWQRCDPDDDPHIAALVCQRRVLHALGHWDGVELVRWSRRAVRLTTRDDPAVVESEAILGLGLAATGRIPQALSAYESASSRVRAGAQAQRVQMGQGWLKLAQDDPLAARRALQGAVPTEYQQGSTRISLWAQAWLARADFVLGDWDEALRTVNAAAAHLEDAGLELVRPLVHWTGAQVNALRGDWDAAYEHLRHSATGAHTYEVMIIPAALAQAQCAEARADYESVLRNLRPLVDLRGIDEPGFWPWHDVYANALIVTNRADEAEDFLRPQEELAAERGHHSTLARLGYVRGRIEGARGDLDAARRAFDTALENLGSLPLPYERARVLFPYGQTLRRAGKRREADVVLSQARDAYRELGARAYVERCERELKAGGMHARRAVDLTGLTAQETAVARLVAAGMSNKQAAVELYVSVKTVQYHLTRIYGKLGIGSRGELAARFRDEPE